A genomic window from Thunnus thynnus chromosome 12, fThuThy2.1, whole genome shotgun sequence includes:
- the prkci gene encoding protein kinase C iota type: MMPTLRDSTMSHPGENSHQVRVKAYYKGDIMITHFEPSISFEGLYGEVRDMCSMDNDQLFTMKWIDEEGDPCTVSSQLELEEALRLYELNKDSELIIHVFPCVPEKPGMPCPGEDKSIYRRGARRWRKLYYASGHAFQAKRFNRRAHCAICTDRIWGLGRQGYKCINCKLLVHKKCHKLVTVECGRPMIQEPIMPGQPPSQLDQTEQPGPQNKDSRESLTYDGEEKEARSSRDTGKSPSSLGLADFDLLRVIGRGSYAKVLLVQLKKTERIYAMKVVKKELVNDDEDIDWVQTEKHVFEQASNHPFLVGLHSCFQTESRLFFVIEYVNGGDLMFHMQRQRKLPEEHARFYSAEISLALNYLHERGIIYRDLKLDNVLLDSEGHIKLTDYGMCKEGLRPGDTTSTFCGTPNYIAPEILRGEDYGFSVDWWALGVLMFEMMAGRSPFDIVGSSDNPDQNTEDYLFQVILEKQIRIPRSLSVKAASVLKGFLNKDPKERLGCHPQTGFADIMGHPFFRNVDWDLLEQKQVVPPFKPNISGEFGLDNFDAQFTNEPIQLTPDDDDVVKKIDQSEFEGFEYINPLLMSAEECV; this comes from the exons GGACATCATGATCACCCACTTTGAGCCGTCCATCTCGTTCGAGGGACTGTACGGGGAGGTGAGAGACATGTGCTCGATGGACAACGACCAGCTCTTCACCATGAAGTGGATCGATGAGGAAG GTGACCCCTGCACCGTGTCGTCTCAGCTGGAGTTGGAGGAAGCTCTGCGTCTCTACGAACTCAACAAAGACTCAGAGCTCATTATCCACG TGTTCCCATGTGTACCAGAGAAACCTGGCATGCCTTGTCCGGGAGAAGACA AGTCTATATATCGGCGTGGAGCCCGGCGCTGGAGGAAACTCTACTATGCCAGTGGCCACGCCTTCCAGGCCAAACGCTTTAACAGG AGAGCCCACTGCGCCATCTGCACTGACCGCATCTGGGGTCTCGGAAGACAAGGCTACAAATGCATCAACTGCAAACTGCTGGTGCACAAGAAGTGCCACAAACTGGTCACAGTGGAGTGTGGCAGACCGATGATCCAG GAACCAATCATGCCCGGCCAACCACCGAGTCAATTAGACCAAACTGAACagccag gcccTCAGAATAAAGACTCCAGAGAAAGCTTGACTTACgatggagaagagaaagag GCACGGAGCAGTAGAGACACGGGGAAATCGCCTTCCAGTCTGGGCCTGGCAGACTTCGATCTGCTGAGGGTGATCGGCCGGGGCAGCTACGCCAAGGTGCTGTTGGTGCAGCTGAAAAAGACAGAACGCATCTATGCCATGAAAGTGGTTAAGAAGGAGCTAGTCAATGACGATGAG GACATCGACTGGGTCCAAACAGAAAAGCACGTTTTTGAGCAGGCCTCTAATCATCCCTTCCTGGTGGGCCTGCACTCCTGTTTCCAGACGGAAAGCAG ACTCTTCTTTGTTATTGAATATGTGAACGGTGGAGATCTCATGTTCCACATGCAGAGACAAAGGAAACTCCCAGAAGAACATGCCAG ATTCTACTCAGCAGAGATCAGTCTGGCGCTCAACTACCTCCACGAGCGGGGAATCATCTACAGAGATCTGAAACTGGACAACGTGCTGCTGGATTCTGAGGGACACATCAAACTCACAGACTACGGCATGTGCAAG gaGGGTTTGAGACCAGGCGATACAACAAGCACTTTCTGCGGCACCCCCAATTACATCGCCCCTGAAATACTCAGAGGAGAGGATTACG GGTTCAGCGTGGACTGGTGGGCGCTGGGTGTGCTGATGTTTGAGATGATGGCGGGCCGGTCGCCCTTCGACATTGTCGGGAGCTCTGACAATCCAGACCAGAACACAGAAGACTACCTCTTccaag TAATATTGGAAAAACAGATCAGAATCCCCCGCTCGTTGTCAGTCAAAGCCGCCAGCGTCCTCAAGGGATTCCTCAACAAG GATCCCAAGGAGCGTCTAGGATGCCACCCTCAGACAGGCTTCGCTGACATCATGGGCCATCCTTTCTTCCGAAACGTCGACTGGGACCTT CTGGAGCAGAAGCAGGTGGTCCCTCCATTCAAACCCAACATCTCAGGGGAATTCGGACTGGACAACTTTGACGCCCAGTTCACCAACGAGCCCATCCAGCTCACGCCTGATGACGA tGACGTGGTGAAGAAGATCGACCAGTCTGAGTTTGAAGGGTTTGAGTACATCAACCCACTCCTGATGTCAGcggaggagtgtgtgtga